The Alteripontixanthobacter sp. genome has a window encoding:
- a CDS encoding phage portal protein translates to MSFLNTLAAAFKGGGGERAPLARSFASPWASAFEAGSARFDYTSSVRRAFVENPVAQRAVRIVAEGVGSAPLCDSEPRLAALVGASSAGQSLVETLAAHLLLHGNGFIQISKDGAGQPVELFALRPERVKIVPGADGWPAAFEYRLAEQTLTIPLDDEDGWPNIIHLKAFHPADDHYGAGSLVAAEQAVAIHNAASRWNRALLENAARPSGALVYGAKDGESLTSDQFERLKAELATAYRGQANAGRPMVLEGGLSWQSMSMSPADMDFATLKAAAARDIALAFGVPPMLLGLPGDNTYSNYREANRALWRQTLLPLAGKILSGITEGLDPWFADTALSVDLDRIPALGEDRERLWKQVSGADFLSDDEKRAMLGIQSENKS, encoded by the coding sequence ATGTCCTTCCTCAACACACTTGCCGCGGCCTTCAAGGGCGGCGGCGGCGAGCGTGCGCCGCTGGCGCGCAGTTTTGCCTCACCCTGGGCGTCCGCTTTCGAAGCCGGCAGCGCGCGGTTCGATTACACCAGCTCCGTTCGCCGCGCCTTTGTCGAGAACCCCGTTGCGCAGCGGGCCGTGCGGATCGTGGCAGAAGGAGTTGGAAGCGCCCCGCTTTGCGATAGCGAACCCCGCCTCGCAGCCTTGGTTGGCGCATCCAGCGCTGGGCAATCGCTGGTCGAAACGCTCGCCGCACATCTGCTGCTGCATGGCAACGGCTTCATCCAGATCTCGAAGGACGGCGCGGGCCAGCCGGTCGAGCTGTTCGCGCTGCGGCCCGAGCGCGTGAAGATCGTGCCCGGGGCAGATGGGTGGCCCGCAGCCTTCGAATACCGGCTGGCCGAGCAAACGCTGACCATTCCGCTGGACGATGAGGATGGCTGGCCCAACATCATCCACCTCAAGGCGTTCCATCCCGCCGATGACCATTATGGTGCAGGCAGCCTGGTTGCTGCCGAACAGGCCGTCGCCATCCATAATGCCGCCAGCCGCTGGAACCGCGCACTGCTGGAAAACGCGGCGCGGCCGTCAGGTGCGCTTGTCTACGGCGCGAAGGATGGCGAAAGCCTGACCAGCGACCAGTTCGAACGGTTGAAAGCCGAATTGGCGACTGCCTATCGAGGCCAGGCCAATGCCGGGCGCCCGATGGTGCTGGAAGGCGGGCTGAGCTGGCAATCCATGTCGATGAGCCCTGCGGATATGGATTTCGCCACGCTCAAGGCAGCGGCAGCCCGTGATATTGCGCTGGCTTTCGGGGTTCCGCCAATGCTGCTCGGCCTGCCGGGCGACAACACATATTCCAATTACCGCGAGGCAAACCGCGCCTTATGGCGGCAGACGCTGCTGCCGCTGGCGGGCAAGATTCTGTCCGGAATTACCGAAGGGCTGGACCCGTGGTTCGCCGATACTGCGCTGTCCGTCGATCTCGACCGGATCCCGGCGCTGGGCGAGGATCGCGAGCGGCTGTGGAAGCAGGTTTCCGGCGCCGATTTCCTCTCGGATGACGAGAAACGCGCCATGTTGGGCATTCAATCGGAGAACAAATCATGA
- a CDS encoding phage tail assembly chaperone, which yields MSEQFRDRLPRLAALSARILGWRPNDFWTATPAELAMSLADPADPVAAPMGRDELNTLMERDSHG from the coding sequence GTGAGCGAGCAATTCCGCGACCGCCTTCCCCGGCTGGCCGCATTGTCCGCCCGTATACTGGGCTGGCGTCCCAACGATTTCTGGACTGCCACCCCGGCCGAACTGGCGATGAGCCTGGCCGACCCGGCCGATCCCGTCGCAGCCCCGATGGGCCGGGACGAACTCAACACGCTGATGGAGCGCGATTCCCATGGATGA
- a CDS encoding HK97 family phage prohead protease → MKLAGYAALFDVPDASHDTIRRGAFIASLAQRRDPLPLYWQHRPEQRIGWIERAEEDARGLKVIARIDNPSGRAGRLLEQRSIDGLSFGFRARKYRTSPQGRELAEIELFEVSLVTHPLQHGARVHLVA, encoded by the coding sequence ATGAAACTGGCCGGATATGCCGCTCTGTTCGATGTTCCGGATGCCTCGCACGATACGATCCGGCGCGGTGCCTTTATCGCTTCGTTAGCGCAGCGGCGCGATCCGCTGCCGCTTTACTGGCAGCACCGGCCCGAACAGCGGATCGGCTGGATCGAACGCGCCGAAGAGGATGCCCGCGGACTGAAAGTCATCGCGCGGATCGACAATCCCTCCGGCCGCGCCGGCAGGCTGCTCGAGCAGCGATCGATCGACGGGCTAAGCTTTGGCTTCCGCGCCCGCAAATACCGCACCTCGCCGCAGGGGCGCGAATTGGCTGAGATCGAATTGTTCGAAGTCAGCCTGGTTACCCACCCGCTCCAGCACGGCGCGCGGGTCCATCTGGTCGCCTGA
- a CDS encoding DUF6127 family protein, whose amino-acid sequence MNREDMLARLIAQAAGEGSELVTLRAIVEESSELGANRVLDRLGLSDERAQHDIDELRELLSAWRDAKASAWKAAVQWAVRGTLALLLIGIAVRLGMPGMLR is encoded by the coding sequence ATGAACCGAGAAGACATGTTGGCTCGGCTGATCGCGCAAGCGGCAGGCGAGGGCAGCGAACTGGTTACCCTGCGCGCTATCGTGGAGGAATCGAGCGAGCTGGGCGCGAATCGCGTACTCGACCGGCTCGGCCTGTCGGACGAGCGCGCTCAGCACGATATCGACGAATTGCGCGAGCTTCTGAGCGCCTGGCGCGATGCCAAGGCGAGCGCTTGGAAAGCGGCGGTTCAATGGGCCGTGCGCGGCACGCTGGCCTTGCTGCTGATCGGCATTGCAGTGCGCCTCGGCATGCCCGGTATGCTGCGATGA
- a CDS encoding DUF3168 domain-containing protein — METLLRAALLDWLTGDPAISGSLNSITEEAPVSASAPWLGIAASASTDWGSKTEPGREVRIALELHTRGDDPAGDGALVRQIDKRVQALPRMQAGFAVITARFLRARAEHRARNLLSVLLEYRFRVLTS; from the coding sequence ATGGAAACGCTTCTACGCGCCGCTTTGCTCGATTGGCTGACGGGCGATCCGGCAATATCCGGTAGTCTCAATTCCATCACTGAGGAAGCCCCGGTCAGCGCGTCTGCTCCCTGGCTCGGCATTGCTGCTTCCGCATCGACCGATTGGGGCAGCAAGACCGAACCGGGCCGCGAAGTGCGGATCGCGCTGGAGCTGCATACGCGCGGTGACGATCCGGCCGGCGATGGCGCATTGGTGCGGCAGATCGACAAGCGGGTGCAGGCCTTGCCACGCATGCAGGCCGGCTTTGCAGTGATCACTGCCCGGTTCCTGCGCGCACGCGCCGAGCACCGGGCGCGCAATCTGCTCTCGGTGTTGCTCGAATACCGTTTCCGCGTCCTGACCAGCTGA
- a CDS encoding YqaA family protein, producing MLRALYDWVMEKSAHPKAVWWLAAFSFVEASFFPIPPHPLLGLMCLAEPKKALRFAAIATAASVLGGLLGYMIGWLLYDTLGIWMLGALGLAESFPAAQCTFEEYGVAAVIIAAATPVPFKLLTITAGFMEMSLVPFILACIAGRALIFMTVGILFRLFGAPIKRIIDEYLGTVTTIFVVLVVGGFLALTQLGGGDDGGGDDGVVDPCEAKAQARAQG from the coding sequence ATGCTGCGCGCACTTTATGATTGGGTAATGGAGAAGTCGGCCCATCCCAAGGCGGTATGGTGGCTGGCGGCGTTCAGCTTCGTCGAAGCCAGCTTCTTCCCCATCCCGCCGCACCCCTTGCTCGGGCTGATGTGCCTGGCCGAACCGAAAAAGGCGCTGCGGTTTGCCGCAATCGCGACGGCGGCGTCGGTGCTGGGCGGATTGCTGGGCTACATGATCGGCTGGCTGCTATACGATACGCTCGGCATCTGGATGCTGGGCGCGCTTGGGCTGGCCGAAAGTTTCCCCGCAGCGCAATGCACTTTCGAGGAATATGGCGTGGCGGCGGTTATCATCGCGGCGGCGACCCCGGTGCCGTTCAAGCTGCTGACCATCACTGCGGGCTTCATGGAAATGAGCCTCGTTCCGTTCATCCTCGCCTGCATTGCGGGCCGGGCGCTCATATTCATGACGGTGGGCATATTGTTCCGCCTGTTCGGGGCGCCGATCAAGCGGATTATCGACGAATATCTCGGCACGGTTACGACTATTTTCGTGGTGCTGGTAGTCGGCGGTTTCCTGGCTCTCACACAGCTGGGTGGAGGCGATGACGGTGGAGGCGATGACGGTGTAGTCGATCCTTGCGAAGCGAAAGCGCAAGCACGGGCGCAAGGCTGA
- a CDS encoding tail tape measure protein — translation MDDEVEELLVEVRAGTKGFAADIAEMRGTFDSTLIDGFRGAGDILERGLSSAIRKGSLGFEDLKRVGLQVIDQIASRALSAGFDQLFGGSGQAGAGGGSGGGIFGLIGQAFGSALGLPGRATGGPVSPGRPYLVGERGPEMFVPTSAGRVETGSAGGVSRDVRVNINLAAPRGDSAPMALRRSNRQLASAVRRALT, via the coding sequence ATGGATGACGAAGTAGAAGAATTGCTGGTGGAAGTGCGCGCCGGGACCAAAGGCTTTGCCGCCGATATTGCCGAGATGCGCGGCACGTTCGATTCGACCCTGATCGACGGTTTTCGCGGTGCCGGGGATATTCTGGAGCGCGGCCTGTCCAGCGCCATCCGCAAGGGTAGCCTGGGGTTCGAGGATCTGAAGCGGGTCGGTTTGCAGGTGATCGATCAGATTGCCTCGCGTGCGTTGAGCGCCGGGTTCGATCAGCTGTTCGGCGGTTCCGGCCAGGCAGGCGCGGGCGGCGGAAGTGGCGGCGGGATATTCGGCCTGATCGGCCAGGCATTCGGATCGGCGCTGGGCCTGCCGGGCCGCGCCACCGGCGGGCCGGTGTCACCGGGTCGGCCCTATCTGGTGGGTGAGCGTGGCCCGGAGATGTTCGTTCCGACCAGCGCGGGCCGCGTAGAAACCGGCTCGGCTGGCGGGGTTTCGCGCGATGTGCGGGTCAACATCAACCTGGCCGCACCGAGGGGGGACAGCGCACCGATGGCCCTGCGCCGTTCGAACCGCCAGCTGGCCAGCGCGGTGCGGCGGGCGCTGACGTAA
- a CDS encoding phage major capsid protein, translating into MENTHTTETDTALDASFDILARQDKADEAISALRGDVDEVKARVDKIGRAAARPAISGAQTSTEVKGFVDGYLRRGSETEIKSISGQVPSDGGYAVPREIDAMIARQLVEISPIRSIAQVVQTGSAGYRKLVSTGGTASGWVGETAARPETDTPDFAEIAPPTGELYANPAASQAMLDDAGFDLESWLASEIAMEFAQAEGSAFVNGNGINRPSGFLNAPVATAEDGVRAFGSLQYIGSGDGFDLGTSPQERLIDLIHTMKAGHRQGASFVMNSATLAEVRKLKTADGAFLWQPGMVEGQPDRLLGYPVVEAEDMPDVAAGTFPIAFGNFRNGYLIAERSATQILRDPFTNKPFVHFYATKRVGGQVLDSDAIKLLKIEA; encoded by the coding sequence ATGGAAAATACCCACACCACCGAAACCGACACCGCGCTGGATGCCAGCTTCGACATCCTCGCTCGCCAGGACAAGGCGGATGAGGCAATCTCGGCGCTTCGCGGCGATGTCGATGAAGTCAAGGCACGCGTCGATAAGATCGGCCGCGCCGCTGCTCGCCCGGCCATTTCCGGCGCGCAGACATCGACCGAAGTGAAAGGCTTTGTCGATGGTTATCTGCGCCGCGGAAGCGAGACCGAAATCAAGTCGATTTCCGGCCAGGTTCCCTCCGATGGCGGTTATGCCGTGCCGCGCGAAATCGATGCGATGATCGCTCGGCAGCTGGTCGAAATCAGCCCGATCCGCAGCATCGCCCAAGTCGTGCAAACCGGCAGTGCCGGCTATCGCAAGCTGGTCAGCACCGGCGGTACCGCATCGGGCTGGGTCGGCGAAACTGCCGCGCGCCCCGAAACCGATACGCCCGACTTCGCCGAGATCGCTCCTCCGACGGGTGAGCTCTATGCCAATCCGGCGGCCAGCCAGGCCATGCTGGACGATGCCGGTTTCGACCTGGAAAGCTGGCTCGCCAGCGAAATCGCGATGGAATTTGCGCAGGCCGAAGGCAGCGCCTTCGTAAATGGCAATGGCATCAACCGCCCCTCCGGCTTCCTCAACGCCCCGGTCGCCACCGCGGAAGACGGCGTGCGGGCTTTCGGCAGCCTGCAATATATCGGCAGCGGTGACGGCTTCGACCTCGGCACCAGTCCGCAGGAACGGCTGATCGACCTTATTCACACGATGAAGGCCGGCCATCGCCAGGGCGCCAGCTTCGTGATGAATTCGGCAACTTTGGCCGAAGTGCGCAAGCTGAAAACCGCCGATGGTGCATTCCTGTGGCAGCCTGGCATGGTGGAAGGCCAGCCGGACCGCCTGCTCGGCTATCCGGTGGTCGAAGCGGAAGACATGCCCGATGTCGCGGCGGGGACCTTCCCGATCGCGTTCGGTAATTTCCGCAACGGCTACCTCATCGCCGAACGCAGCGCCACGCAGATCCTGCGCGATCCGTTCACCAACAAACCCTTCGTCCACTTCTACGCCACCAAGCGCGTCGGCGGACAAGTGCTCGATAGCGACGCGATCAAGCTGCTGAAAATAGAAGCCTAA
- a CDS encoding gene transfer agent family protein, which produces MKPNQPECGDAAAMRGEASLLVAGEPRILRPTFAALVAAEEELGSLFALVERAGEGRLQLAEMTALFWHCLARRDGITREDIGQAVVQTGLAGCAKPLRALLGQILQGGG; this is translated from the coding sequence ATGAAGCCGAACCAGCCCGAATGCGGTGACGCGGCCGCGATGAGGGGCGAAGCCTCGCTTCTGGTCGCCGGAGAGCCGCGCATCCTGAGACCGACTTTCGCAGCGCTGGTCGCTGCCGAGGAGGAACTCGGTTCGCTGTTCGCTCTGGTCGAACGGGCGGGTGAAGGGCGTTTGCAGCTGGCCGAAATGACGGCGCTGTTCTGGCACTGCCTTGCCCGGCGCGACGGGATCACCCGCGAGGATATCGGACAGGCCGTGGTCCAGACTGGGCTCGCCGGATGTGCAAAGCCGCTTCGCGCGCTGCTCGGCCAGATCCTGCAGGGCGGCGGGTGA
- a CDS encoding terminase family protein has product MNRNECLIQLAQLSPEERQEFRYHWGLWARPEQLPPGGEWTTWLICAGRGFGKTRAGAEWVRRTAWQPDARIALVAASLAEARAVMVEGESGIIACSPPHRMPFYEPSLRRLSWPNGAQAFLYSAAEPESLRGPQHSHSWCDEIAKWDPEKGLSCWDNLLMGLRLGESPHVLATTTPRATPLMRRLMESAQRAEQAVAITRGSTYDNAQHLPERFLAEMRRNFGDTTLGRQELAGEMLEDVEGALWTRSLLESCRTDPADPPVRIVIGVDPPASARGDACGIVVAAQGESGNARVLADCSVEQASPERWARAVADASAAWSADRVIAEANQGGAMVESVLRAADIALPVKLVHASRGKVARAEPVAALYEAGRVTHGGMFAKLEDEMCGLLAGGAYEGPGRSPDRADALVWALTELMLGQHRKPRVLAV; this is encoded by the coding sequence ATGAACCGGAACGAGTGTCTGATCCAACTCGCCCAGCTGTCGCCCGAGGAGCGCCAGGAATTCAGATATCACTGGGGCCTATGGGCGCGGCCCGAACAACTGCCGCCCGGCGGCGAATGGACAACCTGGCTGATCTGCGCCGGCCGCGGGTTCGGCAAGACCCGGGCCGGGGCGGAATGGGTGCGCCGCACGGCATGGCAGCCCGATGCCCGCATCGCCTTGGTGGCCGCCTCGCTGGCCGAAGCCCGGGCCGTGATGGTCGAAGGCGAGAGCGGCATCATCGCCTGCTCCCCGCCGCACCGGATGCCTTTTTACGAACCCTCGCTGCGGCGGCTCAGCTGGCCCAACGGCGCACAGGCCTTCCTGTATTCCGCAGCCGAACCAGAAAGCCTGCGCGGTCCGCAACATAGCCACAGCTGGTGTGACGAGATCGCCAAGTGGGATCCGGAAAAGGGCCTGAGCTGCTGGGACAACCTGTTGATGGGGTTGCGCCTGGGCGAATCTCCCCACGTGCTGGCCACGACCACGCCGCGCGCGACCCCGTTGATGCGGCGGTTGATGGAAAGCGCGCAGCGCGCAGAGCAAGCCGTCGCCATTACACGCGGGTCCACTTACGATAATGCGCAGCACCTGCCGGAACGTTTCCTGGCAGAGATGCGGCGCAATTTCGGCGACACCACTCTGGGCAGGCAGGAGCTTGCCGGAGAGATGCTGGAGGATGTCGAGGGCGCGCTGTGGACTCGCTCGCTGCTCGAATCGTGCCGCACCGATCCAGCCGATCCGCCCGTCCGCATCGTCATCGGCGTCGACCCACCTGCTTCGGCCAGGGGCGATGCGTGCGGGATCGTGGTGGCGGCGCAAGGTGAAAGCGGAAATGCCCGGGTGCTGGCCGATTGCTCGGTCGAGCAAGCCAGCCCCGAACGCTGGGCCCGCGCCGTGGCAGATGCGAGCGCCGCATGGTCCGCCGACCGGGTGATCGCGGAGGCCAATCAGGGCGGAGCGATGGTGGAAAGCGTGCTGCGCGCTGCCGATATCGCGTTGCCGGTCAAGCTGGTCCACGCCAGCCGCGGCAAGGTGGCCCGGGCCGAACCCGTTGCGGCGCTGTATGAAGCCGGGCGCGTGACGCATGGCGGAATGTTCGCGAAACTCGAAGACGAGATGTGCGGCCTCCTCGCCGGCGGCGCTTATGAAGGGCCCGGCCGCAGCCCCGACCGGGCCGATGCGCTGGTCTGGGCACTGACCGAATTGATGTTGGGCCAGCACCGCAAACCGCGCGTCCTGGCCGTTTGA
- a CDS encoding phage major tail protein, TP901-1 family encodes MTAQKGSAFLLKISDGAAPPAYQTVAGLRTTQMSVNGDTVVVTHKESGGWRELLSGAGTRSVSVSASGIFLGSDAEAAIRAHALAGTIDDYELSFEDGAKMQGRFLVQRLDYAGDFNGERNYTLQLESSGAVLPV; translated from the coding sequence ATGACAGCCCAAAAAGGCTCAGCCTTCCTGCTCAAGATCAGCGACGGCGCTGCACCGCCAGCCTATCAGACCGTTGCTGGCCTGCGCACGACGCAGATGTCGGTCAATGGCGATACCGTCGTCGTGACACACAAGGAATCGGGCGGTTGGCGCGAGCTGCTATCCGGCGCGGGAACGCGGTCGGTTTCGGTGTCGGCCAGCGGCATCTTTCTCGGCAGCGATGCCGAAGCAGCGATCAGGGCCCATGCCCTTGCTGGAACGATCGACGATTACGAGCTGAGCTTCGAGGACGGCGCGAAGATGCAGGGCCGTTTCCTCGTCCAACGCCTCGATTATGCCGGCGATTTCAACGGCGAGCGTAATTATACGCTGCAGCTGGAAAGCTCCGGCGCGGTGCTGCCCGTATGA